The following proteins are encoded in a genomic region of Saccharopolyspora antimicrobica:
- a CDS encoding response regulator transcription factor yields the protein MTIRVVVADDQQLIRSALTTVLGLHDDLTCVAEVATGREALAACRAHRVDVVLMDIRMPDLDGIAATELITAELPGTRVLVLTTFDLDENLFAALRAGASGFLTKDTPGEEVVAAVRTVHEGHSIVSPRATGSLLELARRSAPQPPEPPWGALTGRERDVLVELARGSSNAEIGATLHLAETTVKTHVGSILRKLGVRDRLHAVIWAYENGVVRS from the coding sequence ATGACGATCCGGGTGGTGGTCGCCGACGACCAGCAGCTCATCCGCTCGGCGCTGACCACCGTGCTGGGGCTGCACGACGACCTGACCTGCGTCGCCGAGGTCGCGACCGGGCGGGAGGCGCTGGCCGCGTGCCGGGCGCACCGGGTGGACGTGGTGCTGATGGACATCCGGATGCCGGACCTGGACGGCATCGCGGCCACCGAGCTGATCACCGCCGAGCTGCCGGGCACCCGGGTGCTGGTGCTCACCACCTTCGACCTGGACGAGAACCTGTTCGCCGCGCTGCGCGCCGGGGCCAGCGGTTTCCTGACCAAGGACACCCCGGGCGAGGAGGTCGTGGCGGCGGTGCGCACCGTCCACGAGGGCCATTCGATCGTCTCCCCGCGCGCCACCGGCAGCCTGCTGGAGCTGGCCCGCAGATCCGCGCCGCAGCCACCGGAACCGCCGTGGGGGGCGCTGACCGGGCGCGAGCGCGACGTGCTGGTGGAGCTGGCGCGCGGCTCCTCCAACGCCGAGATCGGTGCCACCCTGCACCTGGCGGAGACCACGGTGAAGACGCACGTGGGCAGCATCCTGCGCAAGCTCGGCGTCCGGGACCGCCTGCACGCGGTGATCTGGGCCTACGAGAACGGCGTGGTGCGGAGCTGA